Proteins encoded within one genomic window of Hyphomicrobiales bacterium 4NK60-0047b:
- a CDS encoding nitrite/sulfite reductase, producing MYVYDDFDEKFVRERAAQFRDQVERRLSGELSEAHFRPLRLMNGVYLQLHAYMLRVAVPYGTLSSAQMRQLAMIATKYDKGYGHFTTRQNIQFNWPKLKDLPDILDDLADVGMHAIQTSGNCIRNVTSDQWAGVAADEVTDPRPYAELMRQWSSLHPEFSYLPRKFKIAITGASSDRAAIAFHDIGIQVLKNDAGEIGFDVYVGGGLGRTPMVGKKIRDFISLDDLLPYLVAILRAYNLEGRRDNKYKARIKILVHETGIDEFKTKVEKIFDGLEKDKLRAPAGEIERIQDFFTLPDYQAAEANPVALTKARSENAAFDSWVKRNVAAHKQAGYAIANISLKPIAGIPGDATDEQMNLVADLAEKYSFGEIRVSHEQNLVLAHVKEEDLFELWQALVPAGLATANIGAITDMITCPGLDYCALATARSIPVAQKISEKFADQKRQEDIGDLKVKISGCINACGHHHAGHIGILGLNKKGEEYYQITLGGSGDEAAAVGEIIGPGFSGDDVAGAIDTLVNRYVELRDEKDETFLQVVKRVGLEPFKEALYADH from the coding sequence ATGTATGTTTATGATGATTTTGATGAAAAATTTGTACGCGAACGGGCAGCCCAGTTTCGTGATCAAGTTGAGCGCCGACTTTCTGGGGAATTATCAGAAGCTCATTTTCGTCCTTTGCGGTTAATGAACGGAGTTTACCTGCAATTGCATGCTTACATGCTGCGCGTGGCTGTTCCTTATGGCACTTTGTCATCTGCACAAATGCGGCAACTGGCCATGATTGCCACTAAGTATGATAAAGGGTATGGGCATTTTACAACCCGCCAAAACATTCAATTTAACTGGCCAAAATTAAAAGACCTGCCGGACATCTTAGATGACCTCGCTGATGTTGGGATGCATGCCATTCAAACCAGTGGCAACTGCATTCGCAATGTGACATCTGACCAATGGGCGGGAGTGGCTGCGGATGAAGTTACAGATCCACGCCCTTACGCTGAGTTGATGCGTCAATGGTCTAGTCTGCACCCTGAATTTTCTTACCTGCCTCGTAAATTTAAAATTGCGATCACGGGAGCTTCGAGCGACCGGGCGGCTATTGCCTTTCATGACATTGGCATACAAGTTTTAAAAAATGATGCCGGTGAAATCGGCTTTGATGTTTATGTTGGTGGCGGTCTTGGCCGCACGCCTATGGTTGGCAAGAAAATTAGAGACTTTATCAGCCTAGATGATTTACTGCCTTACCTTGTTGCGATCCTTCGGGCTTATAACCTTGAAGGCCGCCGTGATAATAAATATAAGGCCCGCATTAAGATCCTTGTGCACGAAACAGGTATTGATGAATTTAAAACCAAAGTTGAGAAAATATTCGACGGACTTGAGAAGGATAAATTAAGAGCGCCTGCTGGTGAGATTGAACGTATTCAAGACTTTTTTACTTTGCCTGATTATCAAGCCGCTGAAGCAAACCCTGTAGCTCTCACTAAAGCGCGCTCTGAAAATGCTGCGTTTGACTCATGGGTCAAACGGAATGTTGCTGCTCACAAGCAAGCGGGCTATGCAATTGCGAATATTTCTTTAAAGCCAATTGCTGGTATTCCTGGCGATGCAACAGATGAGCAAATGAATTTGGTTGCTGATTTGGCTGAAAAATATTCGTTCGGTGAAATTCGTGTCAGTCATGAACAGAACCTCGTTTTAGCTCATGTCAAAGAGGAAGATTTGTTTGAGCTTTGGCAAGCCCTCGTTCCTGCTGGTTTAGCAACTGCTAACATTGGCGCTATTACAGACATGATTACCTGCCCAGGGCTTGACTATTGTGCCTTGGCGACCGCTCGTTCAATTCCTGTTGCGCAAAAAATATCTGAAAAGTTTGCAGATCAAAAACGCCAGGAAGATATTGGCGATTTAAAAGTTAAGATCTCCGGCTGCATCAATGCCTGTGGTCATCATCATGCGGGCCATATCGGTATTCTTGGCTTGAATAAAAAGGGGGAGGAATATTACCAAATCACATTGGGTGGTTCAGGTGACGAGGCGGCCGCTGTTGGTGAAATTATTGGCCCTGGTTTTTCTGGTGACGATGTTGCTGGAGCTATTGATACACTTGTAAATCGCTACGTTGAATTGCGTGATGAAAAAGATGAAACATTCCTTCAGGTTGTTAAACGCGTAGGGCTAGAGCCCTTTAAGGAGGCTTTATATGCCGATCATTAA
- the cysG_2 gene encoding siroheme synthase CysG, with the protein MKFFPIFVETKSAHVLVTGGGETALQKLRLLSKTEATITVVAPEFEDDILSFIKDFPNINLSERDFKADDVQGKRLVYAAYDDEALDTLVADAARAAGVLVNVVDTPAQCDFLTPSLVERAPITVAIGTEGTAPMIARDIKALLDKNLPANLGDLARQATRIRETLKKRIDDGRARLRVWERLMQGAFRRAILRGDQPGAALALEAEILAELDHSATDNDGDAHKPKGSVALIGAGPGNPEYLTLKAHRLLQEADVLVVDRLANPDILDYARRDAKRIYVGKQAGKPSTSQEEINQIIVREAMDGSRVVRLKGGDPSIFGRLQEELAACQLFGIEVEVVPGISAAQAASASIKLPLTFRGEHRSITFLTAATKDQVVADDVVEFMKTGRPFAIYMGVKIASEIVETLKQAGADLTSEVIVVENASHDHERIFSSSLQDLTLTIKTLSIKGPAILFIGLSYEDMGLSADNRIQSIEVSNVVSLNRKVI; encoded by the coding sequence ATGAAATTTTTTCCGATATTCGTTGAAACGAAAAGTGCACATGTGTTGGTAACTGGAGGCGGCGAGACCGCTCTGCAGAAACTCAGGCTTTTGAGTAAAACTGAAGCCACAATAACTGTTGTTGCGCCTGAATTTGAAGACGATATCTTGAGTTTCATCAAAGATTTTCCAAATATAAACCTATCGGAACGTGACTTTAAAGCTGATGACGTGCAAGGCAAACGACTTGTTTATGCCGCCTATGATGATGAAGCACTCGATACCCTTGTTGCTGATGCAGCTCGAGCTGCTGGTGTTTTGGTGAACGTTGTCGACACACCTGCTCAATGTGATTTTTTAACTCCCTCTCTGGTTGAGCGCGCACCTATTACTGTTGCTATTGGCACAGAAGGTACAGCGCCAATGATTGCAAGAGATATTAAAGCGCTGCTCGACAAAAACTTGCCTGCAAATTTGGGTGATTTGGCTCGTCAGGCCACACGTATTCGAGAGACTTTAAAGAAAAGAATTGATGACGGTCGTGCGCGTTTGCGCGTGTGGGAGCGTTTGATGCAAGGCGCGTTTCGCAGAGCTATTTTGCGAGGTGACCAACCTGGTGCAGCTCTTGCCCTTGAAGCCGAAATTCTAGCTGAACTTGATCATTCTGCAACTGATAATGATGGTGACGCTCATAAGCCAAAGGGCTCAGTTGCTCTTATTGGTGCCGGACCTGGCAACCCTGAATATCTGACACTAAAAGCACACCGCCTTTTGCAAGAAGCTGACGTGCTTGTGGTTGACCGTTTGGCAAACCCTGACATCCTTGATTATGCACGCCGTGATGCGAAACGAATTTATGTCGGCAAACAAGCAGGCAAACCATCTACATCACAAGAAGAGATCAACCAAATTATAGTGCGCGAAGCTATGGACGGCTCACGGGTTGTTCGCCTAAAAGGCGGTGACCCGAGCATTTTTGGACGTTTGCAAGAAGAGCTTGCAGCTTGCCAGTTGTTTGGTATCGAAGTTGAAGTTGTACCAGGTATTAGCGCAGCACAGGCTGCCAGCGCCTCGATCAAATTACCGCTTACATTTCGTGGTGAGCACAGATCAATTACATTTCTAACCGCTGCGACCAAAGATCAGGTGGTTGCTGATGATGTGGTTGAGTTTATGAAAACGGGCCGACCTTTTGCCATTTATATGGGTGTAAAAATCGCATCTGAGATTGTAGAAACACTCAAGCAGGCAGGGGCTGATTTAACTTCAGAAGTGATTGTTGTTGAGAACGCAAGTCATGATCATGAACGGATTTTTTCTTCATCTCTTCAAGACCTTACTTTAACGATTAAAACGCTTTCGATTAAAGGGCCTGCGATTTTATTTATTGGCCTTTCTTATGAAGATATGGGGCTTTCAGCAGACAACCGCATTCAATCAATTGAAGTTAGTAATGTTGTGTCGCTGAACAGAAAAGTGATTTAA
- a CDS encoding phosphoadenylyl-sulfate reductase: protein MQAEKTMKNDSKSSPPTEGTAFDVEALNKVHSSDTPLDVLRIAIKDLYKGQIALVSSFGAESAILLHMAAQIDTDIPVIFVDTGKLFPETIAYRDKLAKQFGLTNIQTIHPDENALYHKDPNGNLWETDTDGCCHIRKVLPFDKALAPYIAEISGRKRFQNDIRANLGFFEKTERSIKVNPLINWSPAELADYVIKHDLPRHPLVAQGYPSIGCAPCTSPVAEGEDPRAGRWRGAEKTECGIHFVDGKPVRMSS, encoded by the coding sequence ATGCAAGCTGAGAAGACTATGAAAAACGATTCTAAGTCGTCCCCCCCAACTGAAGGGACTGCTTTTGATGTTGAAGCTTTGAACAAGGTTCACAGCTCAGACACGCCGCTCGATGTGCTTAGAATTGCGATTAAAGACCTTTACAAGGGGCAGATTGCGCTTGTCTCTTCGTTTGGAGCGGAATCAGCGATTTTGTTGCATATGGCAGCACAAATTGACACTGATATTCCAGTTATTTTCGTTGATACGGGTAAGCTTTTTCCTGAAACCATAGCTTACCGTGACAAATTAGCTAAGCAGTTTGGTTTGACTAATATTCAAACAATACATCCGGATGAGAACGCACTTTATCATAAAGACCCAAACGGGAATTTATGGGAAACTGATACTGATGGATGTTGTCATATTCGTAAAGTCTTGCCATTTGACAAGGCTTTAGCACCGTATATCGCTGAAATTTCTGGACGTAAGAGATTTCAAAATGATATTCGGGCTAATTTAGGTTTCTTTGAAAAAACTGAGCGATCTATCAAGGTTAACCCCTTGATTAATTGGAGCCCAGCTGAATTAGCTGATTATGTCATCAAGCATGACCTGCCTCGACATCCGCTTGTGGCTCAGGGCTATCCTTCAATTGGTTGTGCTCCTTGCACTTCACCCGTCGCTGAAGGTGAGGACCCGCGTGCGGGTCGCTGGCGTGGTGCTGAAAAAACTGAATGTGGCATTCATTTTGTAGATGGAAAGCCAGTTCGTATGTCTTCCTAA
- a CDS encoding DUF1178 family protein: protein MIRYQLICKCKYEFESWFRSSSDFDQQRKRGLLSCPSCGGSDVSKALMAPNVSTSRKKKQISAKKAEAGALEELNTAIRNYRDHVTESADYVGDRFANEARKIHYGEEPTRGIYGEAQVSEIKELHEEGVDVMPLPSLPEDKN from the coding sequence ATGATCCGCTATCAACTTATTTGCAAATGTAAATATGAGTTTGAATCGTGGTTTCGCTCGAGCTCTGATTTCGACCAGCAGCGCAAGCGGGGGTTGTTGTCATGTCCGTCATGTGGTGGATCAGATGTTTCTAAAGCTTTGATGGCTCCCAATGTCAGTACATCGCGTAAGAAAAAACAAATATCCGCTAAAAAAGCCGAAGCGGGTGCGCTTGAGGAATTAAACACTGCAATTCGTAATTACCGTGATCACGTCACTGAATCAGCTGACTATGTTGGCGATCGTTTTGCAAATGAGGCCCGTAAAATCCATTATGGTGAAGAACCAACTCGTGGAATTTACGGCGAAGCACAAGTGAGTGAGATTAAAGAGCTACATGAAGAGGGGGTGGATGTGATGCCGCTTCCCTCATTACCAGAAGATAAAAACTAA